AGCATATCATCTGCCATGCCATGTGCCATCTTGGCAATCACATTGGCGGTAGCCGGGGCAACCAGAACAAGATCAGCCAGATCAGCCAGATGAATATGAGATACGACCGCTGGCTCACGCTCATCAAATGTATCGGTATATACGGTGTTTCGGGTTAACGTTTGCAGCGTTAATTCGGTAATAAACTGTGTAGCAGAAGCTGTCATAATTACATGAACATCGGCTCCCTTTTGCACCAGTCTGCTGCATAATGTTGCTGCTTTGTAAGCGGCTATGCCGCCTGTCACACCAAGCACGATTTTTTTACCGTTCAACATGTTTATTTCCCCCGATAATTTATACGACGTCTAAACAATGAGTTCATTGAAATATGCTTATTCGTAAAAAAATAACAACCTCGCGGTTGTCAATTAATCCGGCTTACGCCGTATGCAGTTGAAGAGCAGCCGCAGGCGGCTTACTCTTCCTCTTCGTCCTGTCCTTTGATGACAACGAGCAGGTCTCCATAGATTTCTTCCAGTGCAACGCCCACTTGTTTATGGGATCTCGCACCTCTTAAATCCGATTTTTCACCTTCACGTAGCTGTCTAGCCCGGCGGGAAGCAGCAACAACAAGGGAATACTTGCTGTCGACTTTGTTCATCATTTCATCAATAGAAGGATACAGCATATTAACAAACACCTCTTCGCATTAGTATAATCACAAGTTGCCGCCTGACAGAACTGATGTGGCATGTCTTCACACCCGGGCATTCCGAGAAGGAGTGCTTCAGTATATGATATGACAACTGCCCCACTTATATCGCATTCTGCAGCGGCAAAAGGGATTATTTATTGATCTTACAATGTTCGGCGATTATGATGCTTTCTATTCTCTTGCACGCCAAATCAATTTCATCATTAACAACAGCGTAATCATACTGCTCCAGCAGACTGATCTCATCAACCGCCACGGACATCCGATGATCAATGGTCGCTTGGCTCTCGGTACCACGGCCCTGAATGCGATCTTTCAGCTCGTCCAATGAAGGAGGAAGCAGGAAAACAAAGATCCCTTCCGGGAATTTCTCTTTCACTTTTAACGCGCCTTGGACCTCAATCTCCAGAATGATGTCGCGGCCTTCGTTAATCGTTTTCTCTACAAAATCACGCGGTGTTCCGTAATAATTACCAACATACTCCGCATGTTCCAACAATTGATCTTCAGCAATCATGTTCAGGAACTCTTCATGACTTCTGAAGAAATAGTTCACACCATGTTCTTCACCCAGACGAGGCTGACGGGTTGTTGCCGATACGGAATAGATCAATTCCGGCACCCGTTTGCGCAAAGCGCTGCATACAGTACCCTTCCCGACCCCAGATGGGCCGGACAACACTACCAGTAATCCTTTAGACATATTACACTCCATTTTATTCGTCGTTATCATCATCTTTCGAAGAAAGACGATGGGCGACCGTCTCAGGCTGAACTGCAGACAAAATGACATGATCGCTATCCGTAATAATTACGGCACGAGTACGTCTTCCGTACGTTGCATCAATCAGCATGTGACGATCTCTTGCCTCTTGTATAATTCTCTTGATCGGCGCCGATTCCGGACTCACGATGGATATAATCCGGTTCGCCGATACGATGTTACCGAATCCAATGTTAATGAGTTTGATTGCCATAATCAGGTTCTTCCCCCTATACATGCGACTCTTTTGCCGAAATTTGGCTGTTCATTCGATATTCGCAGCTTGCTCACGAATCTTCTCCAGCTCCGCCTTCATCTCGACAACACGATTCACCAGAGCCAAATGGTTGGCTTTTGATCCAATCGTATTGACTTCCCGATTCATCTCTTGAATTAGAAAGTCCAACTTACGACCTACAGGCTCATCACTTTTCAGCAGTTCCCTGCTCTGTCCAAAGTGACTCAGTAGACGCGTAAGCTCCTCTTCTATGTTAGAACGATCGGCAAACATTGCAATTTCCATACCCAATTTATGCTCATCAAAAGGGAAAGAGCCTTCTTCCTGCATTTCCGTAAGCCTCTGTCTTAGCTTGTTGCGATAATCACTTACCACAGTCGGTGCAAGATCAAGCATCTCGGTATGCAGTGACTCCAGACGGGTAATACGCCGTTCCAGATCACTGGCCAGATGAAGACCCTCGCGAGCGCGCATCTGTTCAAGGCTGGACAGAGCCTCTTTCAATCCTTCCTGCAGAACTCGCTCCCATTCGTCCTTCTGCTCTTCGGGAATGGAACTTGTCCCATCCGAATGAACCATGACGTCCGGCAGCCCAAGCATATCCACAATACTTGGTTTGCCTTGCATTCCATATTGGGTCTCCAGTTGCTCTGCAGCCTGCAGATAGGCCCTGACCGTCTGTTCATTCAGAACAGCGGGAAGAGCCTGGTCTTCCTCTTTTTCTTTCATTACATAAACATCAATCCGCCCACGTTTCAAACGACTCTGTACGATTTTCCTCAAACCGTCTTCATAATACGTCCACTCTCTTGGTAGACGCATCATCACTTCGCAATAACGATGATTAACAGATTTGATCTCTAATTGTACCTTATAGCCGCCAAAATGAAAGGCGGATTGACCGTATCCGGTCATACTGAATGACATCGGCATCACATCCGTTTTACTATTGTAATTGATTATTAGGGTTGAAACAAGTAGGACATTGATGCTCCGACTTCTCCCATACGTATTGAGTCAGTTCGGCCGTCATGCCGTAGAACATAAACGGTGTCATAAGATAGATGCCTTTGAAATGTGCTGTTGCTACGTCCAGCAGTTCCTTGGCAATTTTTACCCCCATCGCCCGGCCCTCTTCGCCTTCCAGACCTGCCATACGGGAACGCACTTCATCCGAAAGCTGAATTCCGGGAACTTCGTTGTGCAGATATTCTGCATTCCGTCCACTTGCCAGTGGCATTACACCTACAAAAATAGGCACATCCAGGTGTTTGGTCGCTTCGTGCATTGCCACAATCAACTCCGGGTCATAGACAGGTTGTGTCATGATGTAATCTGCACCAGAGGCAATTTTTTTCTCCAGACGTTGTACAGCTTTATCCAAATATTTCACATTGGGATTAAATGCCGCTCCGATGACAAAGCCAGCTTTTTGCTTCAGCGGTTTACCCGAGAAGGCCACCCCATCGTTCAATTGTTTGATCATGCGTATGATTTCAAAAGAGGTCAGATCGTATACCGAGCTTGAACCAGGCAGATCGCCAAATCTTGCAGGATCACCTGTCACAGCGAGTACATGATTAATCCCCAGGGCATCAAACCCCATCATGTGGGACTGCGTTCCAATCAGATTCCGGTCACGGCAGGCAATATGCACCAATGGACGGAGACCCGTGCGATCCTGAACGAGGTGACCCAGCGCCATGTTGCTCATTCGTGTAACCGCTAATGAATTGTCGGCCAGTGTCAGAGCGTCTGCTCCTGCTGCTTTTAGTATCTCCGCACCTTTCATGAACTTGGCAATGTCCAAGTCACGCGGCGGGTCAAGTTCAACAATAACTGTGTGACGCTGCTTGACCAGATCAACAATCGTAGGCTGTCCTCCACGTCCGGAGCGCTCATCCACATGTTCATGCAGCACAATACGCGGTTTGGATTCTGACGGATCAGGCTCCAAAATAGGCAAAGGTACGTAATCTGCAAGCGCCTCTTTCATGGCGGTAATATGATCAGGCGTTGTACCACAGCAACCGCCGATAATACGAGCACCGAGTTCCGCAAATTGCACTGCCGTCTGACCAAAGTACTCTGGAGTCGCACCATAACGGAACTGACCATCCACATAATCTGCTGCACCCGCATTCGGATAGACAGACATTGGAATACCAATACGTCCGGAGACGGTTTCCATGGCACGCATAATTCCGTTTGGACCTGAGCGACAGTTAAAACCGATCACGTCCGCACCCTGCTCCCGCATGATCCGGAATGCTTCTGGCATTGTATATCCGTCCAGTGTGTGTCCTACATCCTCTACCGCGAACTGTCCAATCACGGGTAGATCACTTAGCTTGCGCGCTTGCAAAAGGGCAATATCCATTTCCTCG
The window above is part of the Paenibacillus sp. 1781tsa1 genome. Proteins encoded here:
- the rpoZ gene encoding DNA-directed RNA polymerase subunit omega, with the protein product MLYPSIDEMMNKVDSKYSLVVAASRRARQLREGEKSDLRGARSHKQVGVALEEIYGDLLVVIKGQDEEEE
- the gmk gene encoding guanylate kinase, encoding MSKGLLVVLSGPSGVGKGTVCSALRKRVPELIYSVSATTRQPRLGEEHGVNYFFRSHEEFLNMIAEDQLLEHAEYVGNYYGTPRDFVEKTINEGRDIILEIEVQGALKVKEKFPEGIFVFLLPPSLDELKDRIQGRGTESQATIDHRMSVAVDEISLLEQYDYAVVNDEIDLACKRIESIIIAEHCKINK
- the remA gene encoding extracellular matrix/biofilm regulator RemA codes for the protein MAIKLINIGFGNIVSANRIISIVSPESAPIKRIIQEARDRHMLIDATYGRRTRAVIITDSDHVILSAVQPETVAHRLSSKDDDNDE
- a CDS encoding YicC/YloC family endoribonuclease, with the protein product MSFSMTGYGQSAFHFGGYKVQLEIKSVNHRYCEVMMRLPREWTYYEDGLRKIVQSRLKRGRIDVYVMKEKEEDQALPAVLNEQTVRAYLQAAEQLETQYGMQGKPSIVDMLGLPDVMVHSDGTSSIPEEQKDEWERVLQEGLKEALSSLEQMRAREGLHLASDLERRITRLESLHTEMLDLAPTVVSDYRNKLRQRLTEMQEEGSFPFDEHKLGMEIAMFADRSNIEEELTRLLSHFGQSRELLKSDEPVGRKLDFLIQEMNREVNTIGSKANHLALVNRVVEMKAELEKIREQAANIE
- a CDS encoding bifunctional homocysteine S-methyltransferase/methylenetetrahydrofolate reductase, producing the protein MKADLRKVMQERVLIGDGAMGTYLYQMGFPVGISYEELNLISPEVVAEVHRRYRDAGTEIFETNTYSANYDKLSKFGLESKVEDVNRTGVRIAKEVAGANGYVLGAVGSIRGGKRTNVSTSELKRFYQQQIFALLDEGVDGILLETFYDIEEMDIALLQARKLSDLPVIGQFAVEDVGHTLDGYTMPEAFRIMREQGADVIGFNCRSGPNGIMRAMETVSGRIGIPMSVYPNAGAADYVDGQFRYGATPEYFGQTAVQFAELGARIIGGCCGTTPDHITAMKEALADYVPLPILEPDPSESKPRIVLHEHVDERSGRGGQPTIVDLVKQRHTVIVELDPPRDLDIAKFMKGAEILKAAGADALTLADNSLAVTRMSNMALGHLVQDRTGLRPLVHIACRDRNLIGTQSHMMGFDALGINHVLAVTGDPARFGDLPGSSSVYDLTSFEIIRMIKQLNDGVAFSGKPLKQKAGFVIGAAFNPNVKYLDKAVQRLEKKIASGADYIMTQPVYDPELIVAMHEATKHLDVPIFVGVMPLASGRNAEYLHNEVPGIQLSDEVRSRMAGLEGEEGRAMGVKIAKELLDVATAHFKGIYLMTPFMFYGMTAELTQYVWEKSEHQCPTCFNPNNQLQ